One Candidatus Cetobacterium colombiensis genomic window carries:
- a CDS encoding energy-coupling factor ABC transporter ATP-binding protein, whose protein sequence is MIKLEEIDFSYDNEKIFENFSLKFKKGKFYALLGKNGCGKSTLIKLILGIERIIKGNIYINGLNLKNNIFECRKEIGIVFQNPDEQIVTDIVEEEIAFAMENYGFSSEFMEEKIEELVTEIEFQNKKTEKISNLSGGEKQRLCIASALVLNPKVLILDEATSMLDSLNRKKIMDLLKKLNSKGITIILITHHLTEIENCDYIYYLDKNQVKFSGDKNLFKSLIVKDELQLDLELPPMFKVAKNIYSKTKIDVSEDTCNLEKMGEYLWKSL, encoded by the coding sequence TTGATTAAATTAGAAGAAATTGATTTTTCTTACGATAATGAAAAAATATTTGAAAATTTTTCTTTGAAATTTAAAAAGGGTAAATTTTATGCTTTACTAGGAAAAAACGGTTGTGGAAAAAGTACTTTAATTAAATTGATTCTTGGAATAGAGAGAATTATTAAAGGAAATATTTATATAAATGGACTTAATTTAAAAAATAATATTTTTGAATGTAGAAAAGAAATTGGAATAGTTTTTCAAAATCCTGACGAACAGATAGTAACTGATATTGTAGAGGAAGAAATAGCTTTTGCTATGGAGAATTATGGATTTTCTTCAGAATTTATGGAAGAAAAAATAGAAGAGTTAGTTACAGAAATAGAGTTTCAAAATAAAAAAACTGAAAAAATATCCAATTTATCAGGAGGAGAAAAACAAAGATTGTGTATAGCTTCAGCATTAGTTTTAAACCCAAAAGTTTTGATATTAGATGAAGCAACATCAATGCTAGATTCATTAAATAGAAAAAAAATTATGGATTTATTAAAAAAACTAAATTCAAAAGGAATAACTATAATTTTAATAACTCATCATTTAACTGAAATAGAAAACTGTGATTATATTTATTACCTAGATAAAAATCAAGTGAAATTTAGTGGAGATAAAAATCTTTTTAAAAGTTTAATAGTAAAAGATGAATTACAATTAGATTTAGAATTACCTCCCATGTTTAAAGTAGCTAAAAATATTTATTCTAAAACAAAAATTGATGTATCTGAGGATACTTGTAACTTAGAAAAAATGGGAGAATATTTATGGAAATCACTTTAA
- a CDS encoding ATP-binding cassette domain-containing protein, with translation MEITLKNINSGYSEIVLENINLEIKKGTWNFIVGKTGSGKSTLLQTIGFLLTNIQGEIFWKDLSLADLKNLKKYRENIGFMFQYTDKQFFNNTVKEEIIYSLVKKKKSLKEIEEKLEEVLNLLKISKNILQNSPYEISGGQKRMVAFASILIDSPKILLLDEPTAGLDVENKKIFFETLEKLKKEGVTILQISHLLEDVLDYGDETIVLENRKIIQKGKPIDVLKNSDLEFIRFCRVIEKYGIPIDNIKNIDELLERIKK, from the coding sequence ATGGAAATCACTTTAAAAAATATAAACTCAGGTTATAGTGAAATTGTTTTAGAAAATATAAATTTAGAAATAAAAAAAGGAACTTGGAATTTTATTGTAGGAAAAACTGGAAGTGGGAAATCAACTTTATTACAAACGATTGGATTTTTATTAACAAATATTCAAGGAGAAATATTTTGGAAAGATTTGAGTCTTGCAGATTTAAAAAATTTAAAAAAATATAGAGAAAACATAGGTTTTATGTTTCAGTATACAGATAAACAATTTTTTAATAATACAGTAAAAGAAGAAATTATATATTCTTTAGTTAAAAAGAAGAAATCTTTGAAGGAAATTGAAGAAAAATTAGAAGAAGTTTTAAATCTTTTAAAAATTTCTAAAAATATTTTACAAAATTCTCCTTATGAAATAAGTGGAGGACAAAAAAGGATGGTAGCTTTTGCTTCAATATTAATTGATTCTCCAAAAATTTTATTATTAGATGAACCTACTGCTGGTTTAGATGTAGAGAATAAAAAAATATTTTTTGAAACTCTAGAAAAATTAAAAAAAGAAGGAGTTACGATTTTACAAATTTCACATTTGCTAGAAGACGTCTTAGATTATGGTGATGAAACAATTGTTTTAGAAAACAGAAAGATAATTCAAAAAGGAAAACCAATAGATGTTTTAAAAAATTCAGATTTAGAATTTATAAGATTTTGTAGAGTAATAGAAAAATATGGAATTCCAATAGATAACATAAA